One stretch of Aphis gossypii isolate Hap1 unplaced genomic scaffold, ASM2018417v2 Contig00708, whole genome shotgun sequence DNA includes these proteins:
- the LOC114133075 gene encoding zinc finger protein 862-like has product MSGQKGGVQTKLKQIYPYAKYTHCMAHKLNLVIVDTCKYLKDLRKLFNGLEAIYVHFSYPSKNKKFNEIQNQLGLKKTSLVQLSETRWACRFKSCSSVIQNYGVLIQSLKEEIDAQKNKDVAEAIGIISTIKSDYFVVHLFILDNPR; this is encoded by the exons ATGTCTGGTCAGAAAGGAGGTGTCCAAACTAAACTTAAGCAAATTTATCCATACGCTAAATACACCCATTGCATGGctcacaaattaaatttagtgatTGTGGACACATGcaaatatttgaaa gatcttagaaaattatttaatggacTAGAAGCCATATACGTACATTTCTCATAcccttcaaaaaataaaaaattcaatgaaatTCAAAACCAACTtggtttgaaaaaaacatcattagTTCAGTTAAGTGAAACAAGATGGGCCTGTCGTTTTAAAAGTTGCAGCTCAGTCATACAAAATTATGGTGTATTAATTCAGTCTTTAAAAGAGGAAATTGATgctcaaaaaaataaagatgtcGCAGAAGCAATTG gtattatttcaacaattaagtctgattattttgtagtacatttattcatattaga CAACCCTCGGTAA